The following proteins come from a genomic window of Ferrovibrio sp. MS7:
- a CDS encoding response regulator has product MVGIPLDKIRILVVEDEDYTRQIICQLLRQLGYRLLHEASDGESGFKELVRVRPLLVLCDVHMQPLDGLGFLAKVRGMANPSVAETPVVFLTADKQQETVLTAKKLQVDGYMVKPVSLQVLKQRLDTLLKSRGIL; this is encoded by the coding sequence ATGGTCGGTATTCCACTCGATAAGATCCGCATCCTGGTGGTGGAGGATGAAGATTACACCCGGCAGATCATCTGCCAGCTCCTGCGCCAGCTAGGCTACCGGCTGCTGCATGAGGCATCCGATGGCGAATCCGGTTTCAAGGAACTGGTGCGGGTGCGGCCATTGCTGGTGCTTTGCGATGTGCATATGCAGCCGCTCGACGGCCTCGGCTTCCTGGCAAAGGTACGCGGCATGGCCAATCCCAGCGTCGCGGAAACGCCGGTGGTATTCCTCACGGCCGACAAGCAGCAGGAAACCGTGCTGACGGCCAAAAAGCTGCAGGTGGATGGCTACATGGTAAAGCCGGTATCGCTGCAGGTCCTGAAGCAGCGTCTGGATACCCTGCTCAAGAGCCGCGGCATCCTCTGA
- a CDS encoding polyhydroxyalkanoate depolymerase, whose translation MMYYAYQAYSDLMEPVRAVARMAQGAFNDPSNPLRDTSLFRHMAAGAEMVTRATLTHHRPPYGIEWVKLGNREVAVTERAALVTPFGTLLNFKKDSDVVQPRVLVVAPLSGHYATLLRGTVETLLPEHDVYISDWHNARDVSLSDGRFGFDEYVDHVIRFLEHLGPGAHVVAVCQPCVQVLTAVALMAESGNKAQPRTMTLMAGPIDCRVNPTEVNNLATGKPIEWFERNLIDTVPQRFKGAGRRVYPGFVQLTAFMSMNMDRHVKAHVELYENIAAGELAKAEATKTFYDEYFAVLDLPAEFYIETVQRVFQEYHLAEGRLVVHGQKVNPKAIRRTALLTVEGEKDDICSVGQTLAAHDLCTGLKPYMRKHHLQPGVGHYGVFNGRRWNTQIYPLVRNLILAHD comes from the coding sequence ATGATGTACTACGCCTATCAAGCTTACTCCGATCTGATGGAGCCGGTCCGTGCGGTTGCGCGCATGGCGCAAGGGGCCTTTAACGATCCGTCCAATCCGCTGCGCGATACCTCGCTGTTCCGCCACATGGCCGCTGGCGCCGAGATGGTGACGCGCGCGACTCTGACCCATCACCGCCCGCCCTATGGCATCGAGTGGGTCAAGCTCGGCAACCGCGAGGTGGCGGTGACCGAACGCGCCGCCCTGGTCACGCCCTTCGGTACCCTGCTGAATTTCAAGAAGGACAGCGATGTAGTGCAGCCGCGCGTGCTGGTGGTGGCGCCGCTCTCGGGCCACTACGCCACGCTGCTGCGCGGCACGGTGGAGACGCTGCTGCCGGAACACGATGTCTATATCAGCGACTGGCATAATGCCCGCGACGTCAGTCTGTCCGATGGCCGCTTTGGCTTCGATGAATATGTCGACCATGTAATCCGCTTCCTGGAACATCTTGGCCCTGGCGCCCATGTGGTGGCCGTGTGCCAGCCCTGCGTGCAGGTGCTGACTGCCGTGGCGCTGATGGCGGAGAGCGGCAACAAGGCGCAGCCGCGCACCATGACGCTGATGGCCGGCCCGATCGATTGCCGCGTCAATCCGACCGAAGTGAATAACCTCGCCACCGGCAAGCCCATCGAGTGGTTCGAGCGCAATCTGATCGATACGGTGCCGCAGCGTTTCAAGGGCGCCGGCCGCCGCGTTTATCCCGGCTTCGTGCAGCTTACCGCCTTCATGTCGATGAACATGGACCGCCATGTGAAGGCGCATGTCGAGCTTTACGAGAATATCGCTGCCGGCGAACTGGCGAAGGCCGAGGCGACCAAGACCTTCTACGACGAATATTTTGCCGTGCTCGACCTGCCGGCGGAATTCTATATCGAGACCGTGCAGCGCGTGTTCCAGGAATACCATCTGGCTGAAGGCCGCCTGGTGGTGCATGGCCAAAAGGTCAATCCCAAGGCTATCCGTCGCACCGCCCTGCTTACCGTTGAAGGCGAGAAGGACGATATCTGCTCAGTTGGCCAGACACTGGCGGCGCATGATCTCTGCACCGGCCTCAAGCCCTATATGCGCAAGCACCACCTGCAGCCGGGTGTCGGCCATTACGGCGTGTTCAATGGCCGGCGCTGGAATACGCAGATTTACCCGCTGGTGCGCAACCTGATCCTGGCGCACGACTGA
- a CDS encoding hybrid sensor histidine kinase/response regulator — translation MSRYTGLIKLVLGFCVIFAGAVYGLLQLYHEQRNALLSDGLSSAEEYAATIKQQTDRRFDGLLITTSFIRDLAREVPDRDAFLSLFLPMANALMQRNVFLNGVYVGLPDGSFHAVQAFSNQDSAWVGFDITGKRTILMRELVRDPANGEIVRNEFVMPTQGGGFLRSDHEAPPYDPRQRPWYIGAQKAERPIWTKPYTFATAATLGITYAVPVFDAGGVLRAVIGVDIELSEVSRIVDAESRRIGGTVFIATGEGEVLGHSALMRRFRAQNNSRSGGVGDLGDPDASALFEALRDDSTSRLIETPRGLLVGAANRSDIPSAPFYTYVGLPETAVLRDAEQRLRRNLMLAFAGFVLFSIGAFYTLKLREKSVALAKAEEESRAARVVAEDATRAKSNFLATMSHEIRTPMNGVMSMAEMLELTPMDGEQRRMSKVIRESAQALLTVINDILDFSKIEAGKLDIESVPFSLGDLADGIGELLAPRADDKMLELVVDIDPTVPDKRLGDPTRVRQVLLNLGGNAVKFTHEGSITIRIQPMAEPHWLRFEVIDSGIGLTEEQQARLFQPFSQADSSTARKYGGTGLGLSICNRLCELMGGRIGVTSTAGHGSTFWFELPLPPEDGAEAPRPKQDIASCRVLLAGLPAEQAALAAQYLRAAGITAIDMQSTMPTARQRLAAGDIDLVLVDARSPGGADHTSVLDLPASQATDARFALVAPRSLVSTLDAAARAHFRLALTYPLNRHGLWRAAALALDLIAGDEAESAFREDMAWAPPDIETARAGNALVLVAEDNLTNQVVIRQMLSRMGFACEIGDNGAQALEMYRNNSGYGLLLTDFHMPEMDGFELTAAIRGAESPNGPRLPIVALTADALTGTEQQCLDAGMDGYLTKPINSRALGDMLTQWLPQALPLRVPASKAAAPKATTAVPAATPGPDWDTDIFDPAPLAEMFGSLNDAAKGFLSNFVADAATRVAEVEAAMAKGDLEAARFAAHTLKGSGRSMGANRLGNLASDLQDACDANDTDTAALMAELLPDTWRELNETLPQILRH, via the coding sequence GTGAGCCGGTATACCGGACTGATCAAGCTTGTGCTTGGCTTCTGCGTCATTTTCGCCGGCGCAGTGTATGGCCTTCTGCAGCTCTACCATGAGCAGCGGAATGCCCTGCTGAGCGATGGCTTGTCCAGTGCCGAGGAATACGCCGCCACCATCAAGCAGCAGACCGACCGCCGCTTCGACGGCCTGCTGATCACCACCAGCTTTATCCGCGATCTGGCCCGCGAAGTGCCAGACCGCGATGCTTTCCTCAGCTTGTTCCTGCCGATGGCCAATGCGCTGATGCAGCGCAACGTCTTTCTCAACGGCGTTTATGTCGGCCTGCCGGATGGCTCGTTCCATGCCGTGCAGGCATTTTCAAACCAGGATTCGGCCTGGGTCGGCTTTGATATCACCGGCAAGCGTACCATCCTGATGCGTGAGCTGGTGCGCGATCCAGCCAACGGCGAAATCGTGCGCAATGAATTCGTCATGCCCACTCAGGGCGGCGGCTTCCTGCGCTCCGATCATGAAGCGCCTCCTTACGATCCGCGCCAGCGGCCTTGGTATATCGGCGCCCAAAAGGCTGAACGCCCGATCTGGACCAAGCCCTACACCTTCGCCACCGCCGCCACGCTAGGCATCACCTATGCCGTGCCGGTATTCGATGCCGGCGGTGTGTTGCGGGCGGTAATTGGCGTCGATATCGAGTTGAGCGAAGTATCACGCATTGTCGACGCGGAATCGCGCCGCATTGGCGGCACCGTGTTCATTGCCACCGGCGAAGGCGAGGTGCTGGGCCATTCGGCGCTGATGCGCCGCTTCCGCGCCCAAAATAACAGCCGCTCAGGCGGTGTCGGCGATCTGGGCGATCCGGATGCCTCGGCACTCTTCGAGGCTTTGCGCGACGATAGCACGTCGCGTTTGATCGAAACGCCGCGCGGCCTGCTGGTCGGCGCCGCCAATCGTTCCGACATTCCGAGCGCCCCCTTCTATACCTATGTCGGTCTGCCGGAAACAGCCGTGCTGCGCGATGCCGAGCAGCGGCTGCGGCGTAATCTGATGTTGGCCTTCGCCGGCTTTGTGCTGTTTTCCATTGGCGCCTTCTACACTCTCAAGCTGCGCGAGAAATCTGTCGCCCTGGCCAAAGCCGAGGAGGAATCGCGCGCTGCCCGCGTCGTCGCCGAGGACGCTACGCGCGCGAAGTCCAACTTCCTCGCCACCATGAGCCACGAAATCCGCACGCCGATGAATGGCGTGATGAGCATGGCGGAAATGCTGGAACTGACACCGATGGATGGTGAGCAGCGCCGCATGTCGAAGGTGATCCGCGAGTCGGCGCAGGCCTTGCTCACGGTGATCAACGACATCCTGGATTTCTCCAAGATCGAAGCCGGCAAGCTGGATATCGAAAGCGTGCCGTTCAGCCTTGGCGATCTGGCCGATGGCATCGGCGAGCTGCTGGCGCCGCGCGCCGACGACAAGATGCTGGAACTGGTTGTCGACATTGATCCAACTGTGCCGGACAAGCGGCTTGGCGACCCGACCCGCGTGCGCCAGGTCCTGCTCAATCTCGGTGGCAACGCGGTGAAATTCACCCATGAAGGCAGCATCACCATCCGCATCCAGCCGATGGCTGAACCGCATTGGCTGCGCTTCGAGGTGATCGACAGCGGCATTGGCCTCACCGAGGAGCAGCAGGCTAGGCTGTTCCAGCCCTTCAGCCAGGCGGACAGTTCCACGGCACGCAAATACGGCGGCACCGGCCTCGGCCTCTCGATCTGCAACCGGCTGTGCGAATTGATGGGTGGTCGCATCGGCGTCACCAGTACCGCCGGCCATGGCTCCACTTTCTGGTTCGAATTGCCGCTGCCGCCAGAAGACGGCGCCGAGGCACCGCGGCCAAAACAGGATATCGCATCGTGTCGCGTCCTGCTGGCTGGCCTGCCGGCAGAGCAGGCAGCCCTGGCGGCGCAGTATCTGCGTGCCGCAGGAATCACGGCGATCGACATGCAATCGACCATGCCGACCGCACGCCAGCGCCTTGCTGCCGGCGATATCGACCTGGTGCTGGTGGATGCGCGCAGCCCTGGCGGCGCGGATCACACCAGCGTGCTCGATCTACCGGCCAGCCAGGCGACAGATGCCCGTTTCGCCCTGGTGGCGCCGCGCAGCCTGGTATCGACCCTGGATGCCGCCGCGCGCGCGCATTTCCGCCTGGCGCTGACTTACCCGCTCAACCGCCATGGCCTGTGGCGTGCCGCCGCCCTGGCGCTCGACCTGATAGCTGGCGATGAGGCGGAAAGCGCCTTCCGCGAGGACATGGCCTGGGCGCCGCCGGATATCGAAACCGCACGGGCCGGCAACGCCCTGGTGCTGGTAGCGGAGGACAACCTGACAAATCAGGTGGTGATCCGCCAGATGCTGAGCCGCATGGGCTTCGCCTGCGAGATCGGCGACAACGGTGCCCAGGCATTGGAGATGTATCGGAACAATTCAGGCTATGGCCTGCTGCTGACCGACTTCCATATGCCGGAAATGGACGGCTTCGAACTGACCGCCGCGATCCGCGGCGCCGAAAGCCCCAATGGCCCGCGCCTGCCAATCGTGGCACTGACGGCCGATGCGCTGACCGGCACCGAGCAGCAATGCCTGGATGCCGGTATGGATGGCTACCTGACCAAGCCGATCAACAGCCGGGCGCTGGGCGACATGCTGACGCAATGGCTGCCGCAGGCCTTGCCCCTGCGCGTACCGGCGAGCAAGGCGGCCGCACCAAAGGCCACCACGGCTGTGCCCGCCGCCACGCCCGGTCCCGATTGGGACACCGACATTTTCGATCCAGCCCCGCTCGCGGAAATGTTCGGCAGTCTGAACGATGCCGCCAAGGGCTTCCTGAGCAACTTCGTCGCCGATGCCGCCACGCGCGTAGCAGAGGTAGAAGCGGCCATGGCAAAGGGCGACCTGGAAGCGGCGCGCTTTGCCGCCCATACGCTGAAAGGCTCCGGCCGCTCCATGGGCGCCAACCGGCTCGGCAACTTGGCGTCCGATCTGCAGGATGCCTGCGATGCCAACGACACCGATACCGCCGCGCTGATGGCAGAATTGCTGCCCGACACCTGGCGCGAATTGAATGAAACCCTGCCGCAGATCCTGCGGCATTGA
- a CDS encoding glutathione S-transferase family protein produces MAKATLTISSKNYSSWSLRGWLLCKMAKLDFEEVRLSADDPSSRAELLLLSPSFLVPCLTDGEVKVWDTLAIAEYLNEIKPKAGLLPKDLAQRAHCRAVAGEMHSGFANMRAALPMNLKAKHPNFKIWAGAQADIDRILAIWRECLETYGGPFLFGATPTLADAMYAPVCTRFETYDVKLDSVTADYKKLILDLPAMREWNAEAQLEPAEVEELDVEF; encoded by the coding sequence ATGGCGAAGGCCACGCTTACCATCAGCAGCAAGAATTATTCGTCCTGGTCGTTGCGCGGTTGGTTGCTGTGCAAGATGGCGAAGCTGGATTTTGAGGAGGTACGGCTTTCCGCCGACGACCCCTCCTCCCGCGCCGAGCTGCTGCTGCTCTCGCCGTCTTTCCTGGTGCCCTGCCTCACCGATGGCGAGGTAAAGGTCTGGGATACCCTGGCGATTGCCGAATACTTGAACGAAATCAAGCCCAAGGCAGGGCTGCTGCCGAAAGACCTGGCGCAGCGCGCGCATTGTCGCGCGGTGGCCGGCGAAATGCATTCCGGCTTTGCCAACATGCGCGCCGCGCTGCCGATGAACCTGAAGGCGAAGCATCCCAACTTCAAGATCTGGGCCGGCGCCCAGGCCGATATCGACCGCATTCTGGCGATCTGGCGCGAATGCCTGGAAACCTATGGCGGGCCGTTCCTGTTCGGCGCCACGCCGACGCTGGCCGATGCCATGTATGCGCCGGTCTGCACCCGCTTCGAGACCTATGACGTGAAGCTCGACAGCGTTACCGCCGACTACAAGAAGCTGATCCTCGACCTGCCGGCGATGCGCGAATGGAATGCCGAAGCGCAGCTCGAGCCGGCGGAAGTGGAAGAACTCGACGTCGAGTTCTAA
- a CDS encoding radical SAM protein: MARAAANPFPAPVKLRRLQIEITTGCNLKCAGCPRTVAMQADEWHNRHMPVQRFRAVIQNAPLADVAVLQGVGEPTIHPKLPQLLDIALESGKFDLVSFNTNALVRDLGYYMRLAQRGLRHLSVSVDALDQEGAAITRAGTDAEKLKKQLSGLLRLFPGLTVSIVLSRMNLDRLEGLLDYLIGIGTKVIEVQPLVSYAASTNALGLNPQDIARGLGIIREARARYGQQSMIVAAPGMEPSGKRCHRPLNAAYCTVEGLLTPCCVTNDTAYFDRTSLEHQSFTSAWQSQGVAQWMEQFRQREPEMCQGCGYNPRGFEAESGAMNEYARSPRDGAQA, encoded by the coding sequence ATGGCACGCGCTGCCGCCAATCCGTTTCCCGCCCCGGTCAAGCTGCGTCGATTGCAGATCGAAATCACCACCGGCTGCAATCTGAAATGCGCCGGCTGTCCGCGCACCGTGGCGATGCAGGCTGACGAATGGCACAACCGCCATATGCCGGTGCAGCGTTTTCGCGCCGTGATCCAGAATGCGCCATTGGCCGATGTGGCGGTGCTGCAGGGCGTAGGCGAGCCAACCATTCACCCCAAGCTGCCGCAGTTGCTGGATATCGCGCTTGAGAGCGGCAAATTCGATCTGGTCAGCTTCAACACCAATGCCCTGGTGCGCGACCTTGGCTACTACATGCGGCTGGCGCAGCGCGGCCTGCGGCATTTGAGTGTCTCTGTCGATGCGCTGGACCAGGAAGGCGCGGCGATCACCCGCGCCGGCACCGACGCCGAGAAGCTGAAAAAACAGCTAAGCGGTTTGCTGCGGCTGTTTCCCGGTCTCACGGTTTCCATCGTGCTGAGCCGGATGAATCTGGATCGGCTGGAAGGCCTGCTCGACTACCTGATCGGTATCGGTACCAAGGTGATCGAGGTGCAGCCGCTGGTCAGCTATGCCGCCAGCACCAACGCGCTCGGCCTGAATCCGCAGGATATCGCCCGGGGCCTCGGGATCATCCGGGAGGCGCGGGCACGCTACGGGCAGCAATCCATGATCGTTGCGGCGCCGGGCATGGAGCCGAGCGGCAAGCGCTGCCACCGGCCGCTGAATGCCGCCTATTGCACGGTGGAGGGCTTGCTGACGCCCTGCTGCGTTACCAACGACACGGCCTATTTCGACCGCACCAGCCTGGAGCACCAGAGCTTCACCTCGGCCTGGCAGAGCCAGGGCGTGGCGCAATGGATGGAGCAATTCCGCCAGCGCGAGCCGGAAATGTGCCAGGGCTGCGGCTATAATCCGCGCGGTTTCGAGGCCGAAAGCGGTGCCATGAACGAATATGCCCGCAGCCCACGCGATGGCGCCCAGGCTTGA